One segment of Micromonospora parathelypteridis DNA contains the following:
- a CDS encoding bacterial proteasome activator family protein codes for MDLMTEARSGQTDEPGSDDSGHPGTVVVVGPDGRPIGTMQTDEGQGEDPTRLVEQPAKVMRIGSMIKQLLEEVKAAPLDDASRNRMREIHERSIVELKEGLAPELRDELERISLPFAEDKAPSESELRIAHAQLVGWLEGLFHGIQAALVAQQMAARVQLEQMRGGRQALPSGPGGVVPGMPGIGQPGGGEGHNTGQYL; via the coding sequence ATGGACCTCATGACCGAAGCGCGCTCTGGACAGACCGACGAGCCCGGCTCCGACGACTCCGGCCACCCCGGCACCGTTGTGGTGGTCGGCCCGGACGGCCGGCCGATCGGGACGATGCAGACCGACGAGGGCCAGGGTGAGGACCCGACCCGCCTGGTCGAACAGCCGGCCAAGGTGATGCGGATCGGCAGCATGATCAAGCAGTTGCTGGAGGAGGTGAAGGCCGCGCCCCTCGACGACGCCAGCCGCAACCGGATGCGGGAGATCCACGAGCGGTCGATCGTCGAGCTCAAGGAGGGCCTTGCCCCCGAGCTGCGCGACGAGTTGGAGCGCATCTCGCTGCCCTTCGCCGAGGACAAGGCCCCCAGCGAGAGCGAGCTGCGGATCGCGCACGCCCAGCTCGTCGGTTGGCTGGAGGGCCTGTTCCACGGCATCCAGGCGGCCCTGGTGGCCCAGCAGATGGCTGCCCGGGTTCAGCTGGAGCAGATGCGCGGCGGCCGGCAGGCGCTGCCCAGCGGCCCCGGCGGGGTGGTGCCCGGGATGCCGGGCATCGGCCAGCCGGGCGGTGGCGAGGGCCACAACACCGGCCAGTACCTCTGA
- a CDS encoding HAD family hydrolase: MTRPGLPKLIATDLDGTLVRSDDTVSAYTHGVLDRVRAAGIPVVGATGRGPRLTELTRNDIRAADFLVMAGGGRVVDQSDPTGPLVLRDERLPAEVLARLLADLEAEVGPLTVMVEASDEHDAPLWGDYHESWPYQDRFEARSRAECLSCDVIKAFARTADHHVDELLAVARRIVPPQVATLTQAGLGFIEICPPGVDKATGLTVVAQSLGVDPADVLVFGDMPNDLPMFEWAGWSRVAVANAHPALRAVADEVTLRNDDDGVAVYLDRLLSR, from the coding sequence ATGACCCGCCCGGGACTGCCCAAGCTGATCGCGACCGACCTCGACGGAACGCTGGTCCGCAGCGATGACACCGTCTCCGCGTACACCCATGGGGTGCTCGACCGGGTGCGGGCCGCCGGAATCCCGGTGGTCGGCGCGACCGGTCGCGGCCCTCGGCTGACCGAGTTGACCCGCAACGACATCCGCGCCGCCGATTTCCTGGTGATGGCTGGCGGCGGACGGGTGGTCGACCAGAGCGACCCGACCGGCCCGCTGGTGCTCCGCGACGAGCGGCTGCCCGCCGAGGTGCTGGCCCGGCTGCTCGCCGACCTGGAGGCCGAAGTCGGCCCGCTGACCGTGATGGTCGAGGCGTCCGACGAGCACGACGCCCCGCTCTGGGGCGACTACCACGAGAGCTGGCCCTACCAGGACCGGTTCGAGGCACGCAGCCGCGCGGAGTGCCTCTCCTGCGACGTGATCAAGGCGTTCGCCCGCACCGCCGACCACCACGTGGACGAACTGCTCGCGGTGGCCCGCCGGATCGTCCCGCCGCAGGTCGCCACCCTCACCCAGGCCGGGCTCGGCTTCATCGAGATCTGCCCGCCGGGTGTGGACAAGGCGACCGGGCTGACGGTGGTGGCGCAGAGCCTCGGGGTGGACCCGGCCGACGTCCTGGTCTTCGGTGACATGCCCAACGACCTGCCGATGTTCGAGTGGGCCGGCTGGTCCCGGGTGGCGGTGGCCAACGCGCACCCCGCCCTGCGCGCCGTCGCCGACGAGGTGACCCTGCGCAACGACGACGACGGTGTGGCGGTGTATCTGGACCGGCTACTGTCCCGGTGA
- a CDS encoding HAD family hydrolase — protein MGETPRLIATDIDGTLIRDDRTVSPRTADVLARISAQGTPVVLVTGRPVRWLKMVYEQLAEPLPAVCANGAVVYDPVHDEVLRADPLAPHHLAEVARRLRAEVPGISFAVEILDSREMRHEAHYPLRWDVDPEGIRPIETPEELLSVPAVKLLARAGEQDPDAFVELIAAAVVGLAEATHSSSSGLVEISAAGVTKAAGLAWYCDRLGVSAADVLAFGDMPNDVPMLTWAGRGVAVANAHRAVLAVADEVTTANSEDGVAAYLEKVFGVG, from the coding sequence ATGGGAGAGACGCCCCGCCTGATCGCCACCGACATCGACGGCACGCTGATCCGCGACGACCGCACCGTCAGCCCGCGCACCGCCGACGTGCTCGCGCGGATCTCCGCGCAGGGCACGCCGGTCGTCCTCGTCACCGGCCGCCCGGTCCGCTGGCTCAAGATGGTGTACGAGCAACTGGCCGAGCCACTGCCGGCCGTCTGCGCCAACGGGGCGGTGGTCTACGACCCGGTCCACGACGAGGTGCTGCGGGCCGACCCGCTCGCGCCGCACCACCTGGCCGAGGTGGCCCGGAGGCTGCGCGCCGAGGTGCCCGGCATCAGCTTCGCCGTGGAGATCCTGGACAGCCGGGAGATGCGGCACGAGGCGCACTACCCGCTGCGCTGGGACGTCGACCCCGAAGGCATCCGACCGATCGAGACGCCGGAGGAGTTGCTCTCGGTGCCGGCGGTGAAGCTACTCGCGCGGGCCGGCGAGCAGGACCCGGATGCCTTCGTCGAGCTGATCGCCGCGGCGGTGGTAGGGCTGGCCGAGGCCACCCACTCGTCCTCCTCCGGTCTGGTGGAGATCTCCGCGGCCGGGGTCACCAAAGCGGCCGGCCTGGCCTGGTACTGCGACCGGCTCGGGGTCAGCGCGGCGGACGTGTTGGCGTTCGGCGACATGCCCAACGACGTGCCGATGCTGACCTGGGCCGGTCGCGGTGTGGCGGTGGCCAACGCGCACCGCGCCGTCCTGGCGGTCGCCGACGAGGTGACGACGGCGAACTCCGAGGACGGCGTGGCGGCGTACCTGGAGAAGGTTTTCGGGGTGGGCTGA
- a CDS encoding alpha/beta hydrolase family protein, which yields MSADPRAVLTRPAPEPDRTVAYGEHPDQVADLRFPAGTGPARPLVVVLHGGFWRFEYDRRHTGPLAAALAAGGYPVAQLEYRRTGQPGGGWPGTLTDVLTGVAELPALAAEALPGRVTLAPPILIGHSAGGHLALYTAATAPTTVGAVLALAPVADLAEAYRRNLDSGAVAALLGGGPEEVPDRYAAADPRVLVPVRTRTVVLHGSEDQQVPAEMSRDFVAEAGAAGSDISLVELPGCEHFGLIDPESAAWPRVLAVLRSLHDDH from the coding sequence ATGTCTGCCGACCCGCGCGCCGTGTTGACCCGGCCCGCACCGGAGCCCGACCGGACCGTGGCGTACGGCGAGCACCCGGATCAGGTGGCCGACCTGCGGTTCCCGGCGGGAACTGGCCCGGCGCGGCCACTGGTCGTCGTCCTGCACGGCGGTTTCTGGCGGTTCGAGTACGACCGGCGGCACACCGGCCCGCTGGCCGCCGCGCTCGCCGCGGGTGGTTACCCGGTGGCGCAGTTGGAATACCGGCGGACCGGTCAGCCCGGAGGTGGTTGGCCGGGCACGTTGACCGACGTACTGACCGGGGTGGCCGAGCTGCCCGCGCTGGCCGCCGAGGCGCTGCCCGGCCGGGTGACCCTGGCCCCGCCGATCCTGATCGGGCATTCCGCCGGCGGCCATCTGGCGCTGTACACGGCGGCCACCGCCCCGACGACGGTGGGTGCAGTGCTCGCTCTGGCCCCGGTGGCTGACCTCGCCGAGGCGTACCGGCGGAATCTGGACTCGGGTGCGGTGGCCGCGTTGCTCGGCGGCGGCCCGGAAGAGGTCCCGGATCGGTACGCGGCAGCGGATCCACGAGTATTGGTGCCCGTGCGGACACGGACAGTAGTTCTGCACGGCTCGGAGGATCAGCAGGTTCCGGCGGAGATGAGCCGGGACTTTGTCGCGGAGGCGGGTGCCGCAGGATCCGATATTTCCCTTGTTGAACTGCCCGGATGCGAGCATTTCGGGCTGATCGACCCGGAGTCTGCCGCCTGGCCCCGAGTCCTTGCTGTGTTGCGGTCCCTGCACGATGATCACTAG